One segment of Solanum stenotomum isolate F172 chromosome 1, ASM1918654v1, whole genome shotgun sequence DNA contains the following:
- the LOC125865685 gene encoding methyl jasmonate esterase 1-like, protein MEKSKFLTSLVVLLLVLPYANATLSIPKAKKHFVLVHRPCHGAWSWYKIVALMRSSGHNVTAIDLGASGINPKQALEIPHFSDYLSPLMKFMASLPAHEKVVLVGHEFGGFAISKAMESFPEKISVGVFNTALMPGLTLNATATLYSEILAESGVLTSLDNRVAYDNGPTNPPTTLNYGPKYLAVNLYDKSPIQDLALATTLVRPIYLYSVKDVSMEIVLSRKKYGSVKRAFIVAVDDNLLKKEFQKRMIEKNPPDEVEVIQGSDHMTMMSKPLQLFTTLVSIANKFS, encoded by the exons atggaGAAAAGCAAGTTTTTAACAAGTCTAGTAGTTCTACTACTTGTGTTGCCATATGCAAATGCAACCTTGTCAATCCCTAAAGCTAAGAAGCATTTTGTGCTAGTTCATAGACCATGCCATGGAGCCTGGTCCTGGTACAAGATTGTGGCATTGATGAGATCTTCAGGGCATAATGTCACAGCTATTGACTTGGGTGCTTCAGGAATCAACCCGAAACAGGCCCTTGAAATCCCACATTTTTCCGATTACTTGAGTCCTCTAATGAAGTTCATGGCTTCTCTTCCTGCACATGAAAAAGTGGTTCTTGTAGGCCATGAATTTGGTGGTTTTGCCATTTCTAAGGCCATGGAAAGCTTTCCAGAAAAGATTTCAGTTGGTGTATTTAATACTGCTCTAATGCCTGGTCTAACTCTCAATGCAACAGCCACCCTCTACTCCGAG ATCTTGGCAGAGTCTGGTGTATTAACTTCACTTGATAATCGTGTTGCTTATGATAATGGACCTACCAATCCTCCAACAACCTTGAATTATGGTCCCAAATACTTGGCAGTTAATCTTTACGATAAGAGCCCAATTCAG GATTTGGCACTGGCCACTACACTAGTAAGGCCAATATACTTGTATAGTGTGAAAGATGTTTCTATGGAGATAGTTCTTTCGAGAAAAAAGTACGGATCAGTTAAACGGGCATTCATTGTTGCTGTTGATGATAACCTTCTGAAGAAGGAATTTCAGAAGAGGATGATTGAAAAGAATCCACCAGATGAAGTGGAAGTGATCCAAGGCTCTGATCACATGACCATGATGTCTAAGCCCCTTCAACTTTTTACTACACTTGTGAGCATTGCTAACAAGTTTAGCTAA